The proteins below come from a single Sorghum bicolor cultivar BTx623 chromosome 4, Sorghum_bicolor_NCBIv3, whole genome shotgun sequence genomic window:
- the LOC8071650 gene encoding 23.6 kDa heat shock protein, mitochondrial, with product MALARLCLNRALAVAAGRAQALARPAYAVAPETDLKLRALLSTSAADSAASGEASRREVAVSEERSAPARRGGRWAWRDLRDFTPFRLVDGLGSALSQVAETLSRPLERLAPSRLLSGKVREDEARYRLRFEVPGLGKDDVRVAVEDGVLVIEGEKREHGEEVGGEWWSAATGYHASLLLPDDARADGITAEVKDGVLYVTVPRTGERRRNVTEVKVQ from the exons ATGGCTTTAGCTCGCCTGTGCCTCAACAGggccctcgccgtcgccgccggccgCGCGCAGGCGCTGGCGAGGCCGGCGTACGCCGTAGCCCCGGAGACAGATTTGAAGCTTCGCGCCCTTTTGTCAACGTCGGCTGCCGACTCTGCCGCCTCAGGCGAGGCGAGCCGCCGGGAGGTCGCCGTGTCGGAGGAGCGCTCCGCCCCCGCACGCCGCGGCGGACGCTGGGCGTGGCGTGACCTCCGCGACTTCACCCCGTTCCGCCTCGTCGACG GTCTCGGGAGCGCGCTGTCGCAGGTGGCGGAGACGCTGAGCAGGCCGCTGGAGCGGCTGGCGCCGTCGCGGCTGCTGTCGGGGAAGGTGAGGGAGGACGAGGCGCGGTACCGGCTGCGGTTCGAGGTGCCGGGGCTCGGCAAGGACGACGTGCGCGTGGCCGTGGAGGACGGGGTGCTGGTCATCGAGGGCGAGAAGCGGGAGCACGGGGAGGAGGTGGGCGGCGAGTGGTGGTCGGCGGCCACCGGGTACCACGCCAGCCTGCTGCTACCCGACGACGCGCGCGCCGACGGGATCACCGCCGAGGTCAAGGACGGCGTGCTGTACGTCACCGTGCCGCGCACCGGGGAGCGCAGGCGGAACGTCACCGAGGTCAaggtccagtga
- the LOC8082918 gene encoding uncharacterized protein LOC8082918 isoform X2 yields MENSALQSRHSMSSISTAAQPNDQHASGSSSSPNDFVNQGLLLWHQTRQHWIGKRRRNSQGQQSQEPKISGNATYESLLGSSKPFPQPIPLGEMVDFLVVSWEQEGLYD; encoded by the exons ATGGAGAACAGTGCCTTGCAATCCCGACATAGTATGTCTTCAATCAGCACAGCAGCACAACCTAATGATCAGCATGCTTCTGGAAGTAGCAGCTCCCCAAATGATTTTGTAAATCAAG GTCTTCTACTATGGCACCAGACTAGACAGCATTGGATTGGAAAACGAAGGCGTAATTCTCAGGGTCAACAAAGTCAAGAACCAAAAATAAG TGGTAATGCTACATATGAGAGCCTTCTGGGAAGCTCGAAACCATTTCCACAACCGATCCCTCTTGGT GAAATGGTGGATTTCCTCGTGGTCAGCTGGGAGCAGGAAGGCCTATACGATTAG
- the LOC8082918 gene encoding uncharacterized protein LOC8082918 isoform X1, translated as MLLSCGSLSSWVRRFVACVGGCFGCAQPTPIIAVDEPAKGLRIQGRSVKRHNLSDDFWSSSPHEMENSALQSRHSMSSISTAAQPNDQHASGSSSSPNDFVNQGLLLWHQTRQHWIGKRRRNSQGQQSQEPKISGNATYESLLGSSKPFPQPIPLGEMVDFLVVSWEQEGLYD; from the exons ATGCTGCTGAGCTGCGGGTCGCTCTCCTCCTGGGTGCGCCGCTTCGTCGCCTGCGTTGG AGGTTGTTTTGGTTGTGCCCAGCCTACTCCGATAATAGCTGTTGATGAGCCTGCAAAAGGTTTAAGAATTCAAGGGCGTTCAGTAAAAAGGCACAATTTATCTGACGACTTTTGGAGTTCAAGCCCGCACGAAATGGAGAACAGTGCCTTGCAATCCCGACATAGTATGTCTTCAATCAGCACAGCAGCACAACCTAATGATCAGCATGCTTCTGGAAGTAGCAGCTCCCCAAATGATTTTGTAAATCAAG GTCTTCTACTATGGCACCAGACTAGACAGCATTGGATTGGAAAACGAAGGCGTAATTCTCAGGGTCAACAAAGTCAAGAACCAAAAATAAG TGGTAATGCTACATATGAGAGCCTTCTGGGAAGCTCGAAACCATTTCCACAACCGATCCCTCTTGGT GAAATGGTGGATTTCCTCGTGGTCAGCTGGGAGCAGGAAGGCCTATACGATTAG